The following are from one region of the Hyalangium gracile genome:
- a CDS encoding cytochrome-c peroxidase, whose amino-acid sequence MKVPTRLKLRVGRAVLGVLAALALRASASTPAAPSPAPMASEKLAALFRAPPPASGAPAPKDTEARIALGKMLFFDARLSKNHDISCNTCHDLATYGVDHVPVSSGHQGRKGTRNSPTVYNIAGYVAQFWDGRASTLEIQAENPLFDDSEMAMPDDRRVLATLTSMPEYVLHFRKAFPGEKQPVTLGNLTQALAAFERQLTTPSRFDRFLGGEPAALSARERRGLELFVSTGCTLCHGGPAVGGTSIQKLGLVEPFPHVRDQGRYQVTRNEEDRMKFRVPTLRNVEKTAPYLHDGSVEDLGTVVRLMARHQLGKTLTDAQVEDLVVFLRSLTGELPERYTTPPELPRSTRRTPRPDPT is encoded by the coding sequence ATGAAGGTTCCAACTCGGCTCAAGCTCCGCGTCGGGCGTGCCGTGTTGGGAGTGCTGGCCGCGCTCGCGCTGCGGGCGTCCGCGTCCACGCCCGCCGCGCCGAGTCCCGCCCCCATGGCTTCGGAGAAGCTGGCGGCCCTCTTCAGGGCCCCGCCCCCCGCGAGCGGTGCCCCGGCACCCAAGGACACCGAGGCCCGGATCGCGCTGGGGAAGATGCTCTTCTTCGACGCGCGGCTCTCCAAGAACCACGACATCTCCTGCAACACCTGCCACGACCTGGCCACCTATGGGGTGGACCACGTGCCCGTCTCCAGCGGCCATCAGGGGCGCAAGGGCACGCGCAACTCGCCCACCGTCTACAACATCGCCGGCTACGTCGCGCAGTTCTGGGATGGCCGCGCCTCCACCCTGGAGATCCAGGCGGAGAACCCCCTCTTCGATGACTCCGAGATGGCCATGCCGGATGACCGGCGCGTCCTGGCGACGCTCACCTCCATGCCGGAGTACGTGCTGCACTTCCGGAAGGCCTTCCCGGGAGAGAAGCAGCCGGTGACGCTGGGCAACCTGACGCAAGCCCTCGCCGCCTTCGAGCGCCAGCTCACCACGCCCTCGCGCTTCGACCGGTTCCTCGGCGGCGAGCCCGCCGCGCTCTCCGCGCGGGAGCGCCGGGGCCTGGAGCTCTTCGTCTCCACCGGCTGCACCCTGTGCCACGGCGGCCCGGCGGTGGGCGGCACCTCCATCCAGAAGCTGGGCCTCGTCGAGCCCTTCCCCCACGTCCGCGATCAGGGCCGCTACCAGGTGACGCGCAACGAGGAGGACCGGATGAAGTTCCGTGTCCCCACGCTGCGCAACGTGGAGAAGACGGCGCCGTACCTCCATGACGGCTCCGTGGAGGACCTGGGCACGGTGGTGCGGCTGATGGCCAGGCATCAGCTCGGCAAGACGCTGACGGACGCCCAGGTGGAGGACCTGGTGGTCTTCCTCCGCAGCCTCACCGGTGAGCTGCCGGAGCGCTACACCACCCCGCCCGAGCTGCCCAGGAGCACGCGCAGGACGCCTCGGCCCGACCCCACGTGA
- a CDS encoding serine/threonine-protein kinase codes for MSDSRKQATPALGPEELATTVRRPQTPPLPDAGDAPTWPSAPRDAPAAALAPGRILADRYTVLDFLGQGGMGLVLAAYDARLDRRVALKLLRHRGVGSSSGGEERARLVREAQSMARLSHPNVVAVYDSGTLEDGSLFIAMEYVEGQTLRQWCAQQPRSWRQVLGTYLEAGRGLAAAHAAGLIHRDFKPDNVLVGRDGRARVTDFGLARVRSAGAVPSPASKEQPEEASRQGVASPQGGLTVAGSLMGTPRYMAPELLLRGHPADIQTDVFSFCAALYEALYGQLPFPADTWEELIGAHAAGKLAPPPASSEVPAWVARTVLRGLHGAPSQRPASMEEVLAELEDDPQARRRSRLLAVGLASAVVLLGGLVAASWMNLRSQAPGCERMERRLTDIWDEPMKARVSQSLLATGVPYAPDTARRVATLLDGYASTWVRMRTEVCEAAGQERAEQPRSLEALQEGCLERRRSRLRALTELLASDPDAGLVDQAVQAVQALPALEYCADAQALTATVPPPEEPAVRARVEALQEEADRLEALYEAGKYPEGLERGEALLKQAESVPYAPLHARILYVMSELREPGGDYEGAKALARRAIVAAAKGKDAQLVAKAWSQLLFVLASRQSRGQEALDLALALEAAVELADDALVRADADNTLGNALLTLERYEEARQRHSRALAVREKVLGLEHPHTTLSLGNLGRALLGLGRYEEARESFERAVTLREQVLGPAHPANAFPLTYLGHGQWVLGRYEEARKSFERAVVVREKGVGPEDPMLHSPLTGLGHALSSLGHHDEARKSFERSLALRERALGPDNVQLAPILNGLGTALRQLGRSEEARQRHERALALQEKALGPTHSRVASSLLGLAELHLTLGKPAEALPLLERALPLASVEDRASVQLALAMALWDARRELTRARELALQAREFWRGIGHEPNLARASRWLAEHPGP; via the coding sequence ATGAGTGATTCCAGGAAGCAGGCGACTCCCGCGCTCGGCCCGGAGGAGCTCGCCACGACCGTGCGGCGGCCTCAGACGCCTCCCCTGCCGGACGCCGGAGATGCACCCACCTGGCCCTCGGCCCCGAGGGACGCGCCTGCCGCTGCCCTGGCGCCGGGCCGCATCCTGGCGGACCGCTACACGGTGCTGGACTTCCTGGGCCAGGGTGGCATGGGCCTGGTGCTGGCCGCCTATGACGCCCGGCTGGATCGCCGGGTGGCCCTCAAGCTGCTGCGCCACCGGGGCGTGGGATCCAGCAGCGGCGGCGAGGAGCGGGCCCGCCTGGTGCGCGAGGCCCAGTCCATGGCGCGGCTCAGCCACCCGAACGTGGTGGCCGTCTACGACTCGGGCACGCTGGAGGATGGCTCCCTCTTCATCGCCATGGAGTACGTGGAGGGGCAGACGCTGCGCCAGTGGTGCGCGCAGCAGCCTCGCTCGTGGCGGCAGGTGCTGGGGACCTACCTGGAGGCCGGACGCGGGCTCGCGGCGGCCCACGCGGCGGGGCTGATCCACCGGGACTTCAAGCCGGACAACGTGCTGGTGGGTAGGGATGGACGGGCGCGAGTGACGGACTTCGGCCTGGCGCGGGTCCGCTCGGCGGGAGCCGTGCCCTCCCCTGCCTCGAAGGAGCAGCCCGAGGAGGCCTCACGACAGGGCGTCGCCTCGCCCCAGGGAGGGCTCACGGTAGCGGGCTCGCTCATGGGCACGCCCCGCTACATGGCGCCGGAGCTGCTGCTGCGCGGGCACCCGGCCGACATCCAGACGGATGTGTTCTCCTTCTGCGCGGCGCTCTACGAGGCGCTCTACGGGCAGCTCCCCTTCCCCGCGGACACCTGGGAGGAGCTGATCGGCGCCCATGCCGCCGGCAAGCTGGCGCCGCCTCCTGCCTCTTCCGAGGTGCCCGCCTGGGTGGCTCGCACCGTGCTGAGGGGCCTGCACGGGGCTCCCTCCCAGCGTCCCGCCTCCATGGAGGAGGTGCTGGCCGAACTGGAGGATGATCCCCAGGCGCGGCGGCGCTCTCGGCTGCTGGCGGTGGGGCTGGCCTCGGCGGTGGTGCTGCTGGGCGGGCTGGTCGCGGCGAGCTGGATGAACCTGCGGTCCCAGGCGCCCGGGTGCGAACGGATGGAGCGGCGCCTGACGGACATCTGGGACGAGCCGATGAAGGCCCGGGTGAGCCAGTCCCTGCTGGCCACGGGCGTGCCATACGCGCCGGACACCGCCAGGCGGGTGGCGACCCTGCTGGACGGGTACGCGAGCACCTGGGTGCGGATGCGGACGGAGGTGTGCGAGGCTGCGGGCCAGGAGCGGGCCGAGCAGCCGCGCAGCCTGGAGGCGCTGCAGGAGGGCTGTCTGGAGCGGCGGCGCAGCCGGCTGCGAGCCCTGACGGAGCTGCTGGCGAGCGACCCGGACGCAGGGCTGGTGGATCAGGCGGTGCAGGCGGTGCAGGCCCTGCCGGCGCTGGAGTACTGCGCGGATGCCCAGGCGCTGACGGCGACGGTGCCGCCCCCCGAGGAGCCGGCGGTGCGCGCGCGGGTGGAGGCGCTGCAGGAAGAGGCGGACCGGCTGGAGGCGCTGTACGAGGCGGGCAAGTATCCCGAGGGGCTGGAGCGCGGCGAGGCGCTGCTGAAGCAGGCGGAGTCGGTGCCCTACGCGCCGCTGCACGCCCGCATCCTCTATGTGATGTCGGAGCTTCGGGAGCCGGGCGGGGACTACGAAGGAGCCAAGGCGCTGGCGCGGCGGGCCATCGTCGCCGCGGCGAAGGGGAAGGATGCCCAGCTCGTGGCGAAGGCGTGGAGCCAGCTGCTCTTCGTGCTGGCCTCCAGGCAGAGCCGGGGCCAGGAGGCGCTGGACCTGGCGCTGGCGTTGGAGGCCGCGGTGGAGCTGGCCGATGACGCGCTGGTCCGCGCCGACGCGGACAACACGCTGGGCAACGCCCTCCTGACGCTGGAGCGCTACGAGGAGGCGAGGCAGCGGCACTCACGGGCGCTGGCGGTGCGCGAGAAGGTGCTGGGCCTGGAGCATCCCCACACCACCCTCTCCCTGGGAAACCTGGGACGCGCGCTCCTGGGGCTGGGCCGCTATGAGGAGGCCCGAGAGAGCTTCGAGCGCGCGGTGACGCTGCGAGAGCAGGTGCTCGGGCCCGCGCATCCGGCGAACGCCTTCCCGCTCACCTACCTGGGCCATGGACAGTGGGTCCTCGGCCGCTACGAGGAGGCCCGGAAGAGCTTCGAGCGCGCCGTGGTGGTGCGGGAGAAGGGAGTCGGGCCGGAGGACCCCATGCTCCACAGTCCCCTGACCGGTCTGGGCCATGCGCTCTCGTCCCTGGGCCACCATGACGAGGCGAGAAAGAGCTTCGAGCGCTCACTGGCGCTGCGGGAGCGGGCGCTCGGCCCCGACAACGTCCAGCTGGCGCCCATCCTCAACGGGCTGGGGACGGCGCTCCGGCAGCTGGGCAGGAGCGAGGAGGCCCGACAGCGGCACGAGCGCGCGCTGGCGCTGCAGGAGAAGGCCCTGGGCCCCACCCATTCCAGGGTGGCCTCATCGCTGCTGGGGCTGGCGGAGCTCCACCTCACCCTCGGCAAGCCGGCGGAGGCGCTCCCGCTGCTCGAGCGTGCCCTGCCGCTGGCGTCGGTGGAGGATCGGGCGAGCGTGCAGCTCGCGCTGGCCATGGCGCTCTGGGACGCACGGCGGGAGCTCACTCGAGCCCGAGAGCTGGCGCTCCAGGCCCGGGAGTTCTGGCGAGGTATCGGTCACGAGCCGAACCTCGCCCGTGCGTCCCGGTGGCTGGCCGAGCACCCTGGCCCTTGA
- a CDS encoding OmpA family protein produces the protein MTDATPLASSLAAAPRRAGPSRATPALARSLLLASLLIGATALAQPQGLPELELERLTLNPNGQGSLVLGTGELLNRGGYRFSFTGHYQHDPLALYRDGEKVGSLVKGRMTGHLAAAYGLFNWLELSAQVPVLLTQSGDDLTQFGLEQPSTGPGLGTPYLGVRFGLLSEEDEKPVDLSVGAQVGLPVGSAAAIAKDASPRIIPSVMVGRRFGSLRAGLDAGLSVRSSQVLVEDGNIQDEVGTELRLGGVLATTGEGLRGEVNVLGTVPFSRSGAALEVLAGGRLPLSSKLEAYALAGVATGDAPGTPTFRALLGVAYGHTPPRCVAGGKHTPEQCPELDDDNDGVKNSDDTCQGQSGRVDAQGCPVKDSDGDGVMDPDDKCPTVPGLAQFQGCPDTDKDGIEDAADKCPTVPGLAQFQGCPDTDKDGIEDAADACPTEPGIAELKGCPAKDTDGDTLPDHRDNCPTEPGPVDNQGCPVKDKQIVAIQKDRIEIKDKVYFDSDKATIQRRSFKLLDQVAKVILSHPELEKVWIEGHADERGSSDYNTDLSQRRAESVRDYLVKKGVAPQRLEARGMGRSMPVAPNTTEKGRAANRRVEFLTTPREGTQP, from the coding sequence ATGACCGATGCCACGCCGCTCGCCAGTTCGCTGGCTGCAGCCCCCCGACGCGCGGGACCATCGAGAGCCACGCCCGCGCTGGCGCGTTCGCTGCTGCTCGCCTCGCTGCTGATCGGAGCCACCGCGCTCGCGCAGCCCCAGGGCCTGCCCGAGCTCGAGCTGGAGCGCCTCACGCTCAATCCCAACGGCCAGGGCTCGCTGGTGCTGGGCACGGGCGAGCTGCTCAACCGCGGCGGCTATCGCTTCTCCTTCACCGGCCACTACCAGCATGATCCGCTCGCGCTGTACCGCGATGGCGAGAAGGTGGGCTCGCTGGTGAAGGGCCGGATGACGGGCCACCTGGCGGCGGCCTACGGCCTCTTCAACTGGTTGGAGCTGTCGGCGCAGGTGCCCGTGCTGCTGACCCAGAGCGGCGATGATCTGACGCAGTTCGGGCTGGAGCAGCCCTCGACGGGGCCGGGGCTCGGCACGCCGTACCTCGGAGTGCGGTTTGGGCTGCTGTCCGAGGAGGACGAGAAGCCCGTGGATCTATCGGTGGGCGCCCAGGTGGGCCTGCCGGTGGGCAGCGCCGCGGCGATCGCGAAGGATGCCTCGCCGCGCATCATCCCCAGCGTCATGGTGGGCCGCCGCTTCGGCTCGCTGCGCGCGGGGCTGGACGCGGGCCTGTCGGTGCGCTCCAGCCAGGTGCTCGTCGAGGACGGCAACATCCAGGACGAGGTCGGCACCGAGCTGCGCCTGGGCGGCGTGCTGGCCACCACGGGAGAGGGGCTCCGGGGCGAGGTGAACGTGCTGGGCACCGTGCCCTTCTCGCGCTCGGGCGCCGCGCTCGAGGTGCTGGCGGGTGGACGGCTGCCGCTGAGCTCGAAGCTCGAGGCCTACGCGCTGGCGGGCGTGGCCACCGGGGACGCGCCCGGCACGCCCACCTTCCGCGCCCTGCTGGGCGTGGCCTATGGACACACGCCGCCGCGCTGCGTGGCGGGCGGCAAGCACACGCCCGAGCAGTGCCCCGAGCTGGATGACGACAACGACGGGGTGAAGAACTCCGACGACACGTGCCAGGGCCAGAGCGGTCGGGTGGACGCCCAGGGCTGCCCGGTGAAGGACTCGGATGGCGACGGCGTCATGGATCCGGACGACAAGTGCCCGACGGTGCCGGGCCTGGCGCAGTTCCAGGGCTGCCCGGACACGGACAAGGACGGCATCGAGGACGCGGCGGACAAGTGCCCGACGGTGCCGGGCCTGGCGCAGTTCCAGGGCTGCCCGGACACGGACAAGGACGGCATCGAGGACGCGGCGGACGCCTGCCCGACCGAGCCCGGCATCGCCGAGCTGAAGGGCTGCCCGGCCAAGGACACGGACGGCGACACGCTGCCGGATCACCGCGACAACTGCCCGACGGAGCCGGGCCCGGTGGACAACCAGGGCTGCCCGGTGAAGGACAAGCAGATCGTCGCGATCCAGAAGGACCGCATCGAGATCAAGGACAAGGTCTACTTCGACAGCGACAAGGCGACCATCCAGAGGCGCAGCTTCAAGCTGCTGGATCAGGTGGCCAAGGTCATCCTGTCGCACCCCGAGCTGGAGAAGGTGTGGATCGAGGGCCACGCGGACGAGCGTGGCAGCAGCGACTACAACACCGATTTGTCGCAGCGCCGCGCGGAGTCGGTGCGTGACTACCTGGTCAAGAAGGGCGTGGCGCCGCAGCGGCTGGAGGCTCGAGGCATGGGCCGCAGCATGCCGGTGGCGCCGAACACCACGGAGAAGGGCCGGGCGGCCAACCGCCGGGTCGAATTCCTCACCACGCCCCGCGAGGGCACCCAGCCGTAG
- the agmC gene encoding adventurous gliding motility protein AgmC, whose translation MKNAFSRNLTRTALLAVFMCALPALAGEDIYGVGSGRNGPLTLGSGNSIINAYARMTAARSPGDTILAVNTTTGFGGGDLVMIIQTTGITPEPPSGGPANIDLSSSQVGRWELARLSGVTGTTMTMTQPLLYSYAATGAQVVRVPEYTNVTVQGTAALIARPWDGSIGGVLAFLATGDVTISATLTVASRGFRGGQFVRDTTATLNCSGLDQPAPTGAQKGEGIAVSRYGSSHTGYGRVANGAGGGVCSRAGGGGGGAAGVGGGGGNSADGSRPVGGQGGASLTHSALTHMTMGGGGGPGHIPGGATAAGGQGGGIIFIRGRNFTGTGSILADGFFSNNTTSTADGAGGGGGGGTIHMRFTGTASCDPVKVHAFGGQGGSTNSPAGPGGGGGGGRILFQACGGAPLCPLSPANVVGGLSGVQQDLGDTSGAEPGANGVFTLLGDCYSPLTAPVVLTPPNGSSTNNNTPTYTGTLAPPFPAGTQVIIYVDGNELTRVTPDASGNWSFTQPTGLSEGSHTVYAVAVNTAQNLLSIPSNTNTFTVDLTPPPAPVVITPANGSITSDTTPTYTGTAEAGSTVTVFVDGNPVGTTTANASGNWSFTPTAPLAEGGHTVSARATDAAGNTSSNSNTNSFIVDTTPPAAPVVLTPANGSITSNNMPTYTGTAEPGSTVTVIVNGNPVGTTTADGAGNWSYTQPTALADGPHTVRARATDAAAPTPTPTASRWTPRRRLLRWCSLRPTARSSSGTRRPIRARRSRAAR comes from the coding sequence ATGAAGAACGCATTCTCGAGGAACCTCACCCGCACCGCGCTCCTGGCGGTGTTCATGTGCGCGCTGCCCGCCCTGGCCGGAGAGGACATCTATGGCGTGGGCTCCGGGCGCAACGGCCCGCTCACGCTGGGCTCGGGCAACAGCATCATCAACGCCTACGCGAGGATGACGGCGGCCCGCTCGCCGGGGGATACCATCCTGGCGGTCAACACCACCACCGGCTTCGGCGGTGGCGATCTGGTGATGATCATCCAGACCACGGGCATCACCCCCGAGCCTCCCTCGGGGGGACCGGCCAACATCGATCTCAGCAGCAGCCAGGTGGGGCGCTGGGAGCTGGCGCGGCTGTCCGGGGTGACTGGGACGACGATGACCATGACGCAGCCGCTGCTCTACTCCTACGCGGCCACCGGCGCGCAGGTGGTCCGGGTGCCGGAGTACACCAACGTCACCGTCCAGGGGACCGCCGCGCTCATCGCCAGGCCGTGGGACGGCAGCATCGGTGGTGTCCTGGCCTTCCTGGCGACGGGAGATGTGACCATCTCCGCCACGCTCACCGTCGCGAGCCGAGGCTTCCGCGGCGGCCAGTTCGTGCGGGACACCACCGCGACCCTCAACTGCTCGGGGCTGGATCAGCCCGCGCCCACGGGCGCCCAGAAGGGCGAGGGCATCGCCGTGTCGCGCTACGGGAGCTCCCATACAGGGTACGGCCGGGTGGCCAACGGAGCGGGTGGCGGTGTGTGCTCCAGGGCTGGCGGCGGTGGCGGTGGTGCCGCTGGCGTCGGAGGTGGTGGCGGCAACAGCGCGGACGGCTCGCGGCCCGTGGGAGGGCAGGGCGGCGCGTCGCTGACCCACTCGGCGCTCACGCACATGACGATGGGCGGCGGTGGCGGGCCCGGTCACATCCCGGGCGGGGCGACGGCGGCGGGCGGACAGGGCGGCGGCATCATCTTCATCCGCGGCAGGAACTTCACCGGGACGGGCAGCATCCTGGCCGACGGCTTCTTCTCCAACAACACCACCAGCACGGCGGACGGGGCGGGCGGCGGTGGCGGCGGCGGCACCATCCACATGCGCTTCACGGGGACGGCGAGCTGCGACCCCGTCAAGGTCCACGCCTTCGGAGGCCAGGGCGGCAGCACGAACTCGCCCGCGGGGCCCGGTGGTGGTGGTGGTGGTGGTCGGATCCTGTTCCAGGCTTGCGGTGGGGCGCCGCTCTGTCCTCTGAGCCCCGCCAACGTCGTCGGCGGGCTGTCCGGCGTGCAGCAGGACCTTGGGGACACCTCCGGCGCGGAGCCGGGCGCGAACGGTGTCTTCACGCTCCTGGGGGACTGCTACTCGCCGCTGACCGCGCCGGTGGTGCTGACGCCCCCCAACGGCTCCAGCACCAACAACAACACGCCCACCTATACCGGCACGCTGGCCCCGCCCTTCCCGGCGGGCACCCAGGTGATCATCTACGTGGATGGCAACGAGCTGACGCGGGTGACTCCGGATGCCTCGGGCAACTGGTCGTTCACCCAGCCCACGGGGCTGTCGGAGGGGAGCCACACCGTCTACGCCGTCGCGGTCAACACCGCCCAGAACCTCCTGAGCATCCCGAGCAACACCAACACCTTCACGGTGGACCTCACGCCTCCTCCGGCCCCGGTGGTCATCACTCCGGCCAACGGATCGATTACCAGTGACACGACGCCGACCTATACGGGCACGGCGGAGGCGGGGAGCACCGTCACCGTCTTCGTGGATGGCAACCCGGTGGGCACCACCACCGCCAACGCTTCGGGCAACTGGAGCTTCACGCCCACCGCGCCGCTGGCCGAGGGCGGCCACACGGTGAGTGCACGGGCCACGGATGCGGCAGGCAACACGAGCTCCAACTCCAACACCAACAGCTTCATTGTGGACACCACGCCGCCTGCCGCGCCGGTGGTGCTCACTCCGGCCAATGGCTCGATCACCAGCAATAACATGCCGACCTACACGGGCACGGCGGAGCCAGGCAGCACGGTGACGGTGATCGTGAATGGCAACCCGGTGGGCACCACCACGGCGGATGGCGCCGGCAACTGGAGCTACACGCAGCCCACGGCGCTGGCCGACGGTCCCCACACGGTGAGAGCCCGGGCCACGGATGCGGCGGCCCCGACTCCAACACCAACAGCTTCACGGTGGACACCACGCCGCCGGCTGCTCCGGTGGTGCTCACTCCGGCCAACGGCTCGATCATCATCGGGAACACGCCGACCTATACGGGCACGGCGGAGCCGGGCAGCTCGGTGA